The stretch of DNA GATATACTGAGGATGGACAAGCACCTGGTCTTTTTGCTAAATTCCTTCAAGAGCATGGGATTGTTGCCCAATACACTATGCCCGGTTCTCCCTGGATCGAATGGTGTAGCGAAAGAAGGAATCGGACATTAATTGAAATGGTGCGTAGTATGAGAAGTAATATTAAACTTCCTTCATTTTTATGGGTTGATGCACTAAAGACGGCTGCGTATATATTAAATCGAGTTCCTTCCAAGGCCGTCTCAAAGACGCCTTTTGAGTTATTCAAAGGTTGGAAACCGAGTTTGCAACATATACGCGTTTGGGGATGTCCGTCTGAGGTGAGAATTTACAACCCACAAGAAAAGAAACTAGACCCAAGGACTATTAGTGGGCATTTCATTGGATATGCCGAAAAGTCCAAAGGTTATAGGTTCTATTGTCCTTCTCATAGTACCAGAATTGTGGAATCTAGAAATGCGAAATTTCTAGAGAATGACTTAATCAGTGGGAGTACTATAGAAGTTGAACCTGAAAAGGATCAACATGAAGCTTCACCCTCTGTTTTAAGTGACAGGTTGGTTATTGTTCACGGTCCTGAAGATCGACCGCAAGTTCAACAACCAAATACAGAAATTccacaaaatgtcgatcaaaaTAGGGTGGATCATAATGAGGAAGAAGTTCACCGTGAGGTTGAACAAATTCCATTAAGAAGATCTATTCGAGAAAGGAGATCGGCTATTCCTGAAGactatgaagtatatctacaAGAATTGGATTGCAATGTTGAAGCTGATAATGATCCTATGTCATTTTCACAAGCCATAAGTTCTACAGATTCAAACTTATGGATGGATGCTATGAAAGATGAGATGAATTCTATGGCGGCTAATCGAGTTTGGGATCTCGTCGAGTTGCCTGATGGTGTAAAAACCATCGGATGTAAGTGGGTCTTTAAGACTAAAAGAGACTCACTTGGCAACATCGAGAGACATAAGGCAAGACtcgttgctaaaggtttcactcaaAGAGAAGGGATCGACTACAAGGAGACATTTTCTCCTGTATCAAAGAAAGATTCTCTTCGAGTTGTCATGGcattagtagctcattttgatttcgagctacatcaaatggatgtgaaaacggcaTTTCTCAATGGCAATTTAGAGGAAGAGGTTTACATGAAACAACCTGAAGGATTCTCCTCTAAAGATGGTGAGCATTTGGTTTGCAAGCTAAATAAATCCATATACGGTTTGAAACAAGCCTCCCGTCAATGGTATAAGAAGTTCCATGAAATTATTTCTTCGTTCGGTTTTGAAGAAAATATCATGGACCAATGCATATACCTTAAGGTCAGTGGGAGTAAGATTTGTTTCCTTGTGTTATACGTGGATGACATTTTGCTAGCAACCAATGATAAGGGGTTACTATATGAGGTGAAACAATTTCTTTCAAATAACTTTGATATGAAAGATATGGGCGAGGCATCTTATGTcattggcattaagatccatagagatagatcccgaGGCATTTTAGGCTTGTCTCAGGAGGCCTATATCAACAAAGTGCTTGAAAGGTTCAGAATGAAAGATTGTTCACCAAGTGTAGCACCTATTGTGAAAGGTGACCGATTGATTTAGACCAGTGTCCCAGGAACGATTTAGAAAGGGAACAAATGAAAAATGTTCCATATGCTTGGTTGTTGGTAGCATTATGTATGCTCAAGTCCATGCAGACGACATTGCATATCTTTGTTGGAGTATTAGGCGATATCGAGTAACCTGCACCGATCACCGGAAGGCTCAAAGAAAGTGTTGAGGTACCTTCGAGTGGTACCAAAGATTACATGCTTATGTATAGACGGACTAATAGTCTTGAAGTGGTGGGGTACTCCGACTCAGACTTTGCTGGCTGCATTGATTCACGAAAATCCACATCAGGATATGTGTTCATGCTAGCTGACGGAGCTGTATCCTGGAGGAGTACTAAGCAGACATTGACAGCCACTTCTACTATGGAGGCCGAGTTCGTTTCTTGTTTTGAGGCTACCTCACATGGTGTATGGCTGAAAGGTTTCATATCTGGGCTAAGAGTCGTTGACTCTATTAATCGGCCAATTCGAATGTATTGTGATAATTCAGCTGCGGTATTTATGGCTAAGAATAATAAAAGTGGAAGTCgaagtaaacacatcgacatTAAGTATTTGGCCATAAAAGAGCgtgttcaggaaaagaaagtgatcATAGAACACATTAGCACCGAATTAATGATTCTTTGATCCATTGACTAAAGGCATGCCACCTAAAGGTTTCAATGGTCATGTAGTAAATATGGGACTTGGTCCCATAATGTGATACATTCATTTATTGTATTGAAACTTTTCATTTAGTTGGATATTTTCTCATTTCAGATTATGTACGTACATACTttggttatttattttattgagaAATATCATTATGTTTTGACCTAGAGTAAACATATGGTTTATTCATTAAGTTAAGTGTGAGTGGTGAGAGACTAAGTGTATCGTAATACATGGAAGATTAATTCTCGCTCTAGAGAATTCGTCGCTATGATTCGTATATGAAGTTTCTCTTGCGTAAATggaccaagtgggagaatgttggaATTTTGAGTCACTAAGCACTCAAAAATACTCAAGTTGTGGCCCATTTACTTTAGCTTAATGGAGTCAAAAGATGGACTCAAACTGCCCTACTTTGTCTCCCCACTTCTTCAGCCAACCACCCACTCACCCTATATTCTAACTGATCTTTGATGGCAAGATTAGTATAAATGGAGCACCAATTCTGATTCATAAGGTCACCAAACCTACTCTCCCTTAAGTAAATATACACCATCTAAATCAGTGAGAAGGAGGGTTCGGAACCGAAATCAAAAAGGCACACTAAGCGAGACGGGTTTTTACAAAGACAAAGGTTTATATCGGAAACGGGTTTATTTCTTTATTCGGGTTTAAAGCTGTTCAGGAATACCGATAAGCAATGGCTGGAGGTTTTAATTCTCGATCCTTAATTTATCGCTTCCGCTTTCAGTTTATTGTATGTTTATTTCAGTATATTAAACATGCATATTAAGTATAAAGAACTTACATAAAAAAGATCCTCGGCAGAAGGATTTAGAGGTCGACAGCTATGGCCATCAAGCCAACACTCACTTTTTCCGGCCTCCAGGTTTGGGACCACTGAGATCAAAACATGCATGCAATGGCAATAATATTAACAAACTCAAATATCACATCTATATAGTATATATTAGGATGTACGATGACATGCTATAGTTTTGATACACGCGTAAATTTCTATAGTATAGAATAATTACCCAAGGCAAGAATCAGAATAGCTCCCAAAATAATTTTCTTGCCGTCCATTTTCGGTATGCTATGCAATacaataaataatataatatatattttCTTTTGTTGATTAATATTTCAAGTTTTGTATTTGTTGTGATTGTCCTTCAATTTGATACCTCTATTTATAGTAGGTTATTATCAAGTTACCTATAGTTTTATACTGTACTAATTAATTTTGCCAACTATTTATCCGGCCAAATCCAATTTTAAATTGGATTTTTTTAACTTCATGAATGTTCGTGCTTTCCTGATTTTAAAAAATCATTTTAACGTGTCCTTAGTTGTGATATCCCTAATCGTTGACAAGCCCGCCTGAAATCATTAATTGAGTTTATTAATGGAAAATTGTTAAATTCAACAACGATCCTGAGTCACACCCAAACAGAGGAGAACGAGTCCAAAATACAAGCTCCATAGGGTTCCACtctaaaaataattgacaatATATATTATACTATGACGACATTATGGCGACATGACGCCTATCCAATGTGACATCCAAACATGTGAAACTCATATGAATTGGAACTTATTCTCAACAAAAATGCAGGGTCGTTGGATAGATGTTCTTCTTGTTTAAGGGTAGTGGCAGTTATTAACACTGATTTTTTTATTTCACATTATTTACAATGATTTATTATATTTTAACATTGGCGTTAAATTATAATCTTTGGAACATTTAAATATTTCGTATATCATATGAGACATTCTCATTTAAAAATTACCTAAAACAATttatataaaattatatttaAAATTACTTAcctaaataataataatgaaaataatTATATTGTTGTCGTAGTTGTTGTTAAAAATCACTTACCTTATGTCTCATTACGATCGTTATGACAGTAATTAGAGTCGATTCTAACGTAAATTGTCCTCAAAACCTTGAAACTTTCTTATCCCGAGTCGAATTAGGTTGTTCATTATTCGTTTTTTTTATAAACTAGTTTAGCTCCCATGCAATTTATGCACGGTATATTtagagttttactttttagtGTCTTATATTTATGAatttatactaactaatcttttttttttttctttttttttctttttttttttttttacgtttctcATCGTTATAttgtgatttgaaaaatcaaagttAAAATCGTATTAATCATGAAATGAGTATTTCACTGAAAGTTTTTCCTATTACCAAGAGATTAATGGTGTTATTTTATGAAATTTTACTGATAATATATTTTTAGCCGCAACTTTTTATCATAGAAAATCAATGAATTTTTTTTCGTATGattctttaaacaaaaaaaaaaagaattccttTTTTTATATCGTAAGAAGATTGGAGATAATTTTGTGTAGAATGTAAAATAGtaaatgacataaatatataaatccgAAAGATTATATGTGTATTATAGCCCACCATACTTATAGAATACGCTAAAAATAACTAaactttattttaggaaatatgtgtaggcgggaaaatttggaatttcgcctattcttttagtaaataggggattatgGATTCTGGTACGGAAGTTGTGTAACCCTGGGATCGACTAACAGAAAAAATATAAGGCAAATTTGATTTTCAGCAGTAATTATCGCTTATTAAAGAAAAAGCTCTTTCTTTTACCTTTTGCTATTTGCCGGTTGCTAGTATTATCGCTTATTATATTAAAAAAGTCATATATAATTTCTAACAAATTCTTGACGATTTCTAGTGGATCATAAGTATCTCAAAACTTGGGCTCAAAGTCATAGTATTTCCACTGTCTCATTATTTGTTTATCTCTACTTTTGCCACAAAAATTAAAGAAGGAGAAGGGGacaatccccctactactaagagaataaaaattctcttagttttccctccaaaaaacatctagctaaataaggtaataaataattttttctttcattacattattatcttttcaatgaatatattcttataaataaactctaatttttttaaataaattcatgattatgattttttcattaaaataaaataaaattgatattaaattataaagtataagttgctaaatttttcagtaatgcaataattattactgtagagaataacttgacacatgcttactattagcttTGTGACAAAAAAgcattcactaaaaaaaattcacaacttaaataaatttttttattagttttccatttcaatttttttatttcatatcaaaataaaatggagtgaactgataaatattaattaggtgcaaattttaaaagtataaatcctcctatatactaagagaatgcaacttctctaaagttttccctccaaagtgctcaaacttatatacggaaacaaattagattttcatttattaaactaatttttcatttaaaataatctatacataaaaattgtatctcctattattaacttcgtgacgaaaaaagtttttttataaaaatttgatgtagttaaaatattttcataaaaaacacaattcatggaattattcaattcttttgattaattttaatattagttatcttttataaaaattcgcgaggtataaatctaaaatctataattaatacattaaaaattAAAATGACTATATTTActgcgcatttgcgcgggatctacactagtttacTACTAAcacaagataaacaaatgatcaaaatacAGAAATAagtaaaagataaataaatgatcgaGACGGAAGGAGTGATAAATATGACCAATTGTTCTACAGAATGTACAAGACTTGATACAACATTACTCTACCAAAATTATCATACACAAAATTATTGTTTCCTTATAGGCTTATAGCCAGGTAAGTTCAATACAATCCTAGATATACTTGAGCAAGTGAATAAGTTTAACATTCATAATTATAAAAGACACGAGTTACCTAATCTTAAATTTACTACTAACACAAGCATTAAGCCATTAAGTACGGAGTAAGTTTAAAAAATATCAAATATTTGTATTTAAGAAGCAATATAAAAATACTCTAATGAACTACTTATAAATTATAATAACACGTGTTTATACAAAACTTGTTGATCGGAAAAATATAAAGATTATTCGATAAAATAGGAGTTAGGAGCGTTATCCTACCAAGGTCAAGCAAAAAACAGAGGTTAGTTGTTCGAATCGTAATTCTTGGTCGTCTTCGTACCCTCTTATATATTACTAACCCAATATTGTGAAAATCACTCATCATTTGCTCCAAAGAAGATTCTGTGTACCGGGTCGACTATATCCTTATGGAAAACAATTTGTTCTGTTTCTCCGGGACCTGTCATCATGGTAATAAATCGCTCATCACTTGTAACAAATCTACCTACTGTGAAGATGGAACAAAACACAATCGCTTCCAATACTAGATGGAAAACAATTTGTTCTGTTTCTACTGTGAAGGCTCAATGGGGAATGGCGAAAGTAGGCTTGGAACATATCTTGATATCTCAATCAACTTATTGAACCTCAAAAGTTGTGTGTATTTCATAGGTCTCGTACTTGTGTCAACTATCCCAAGCGTTCTATTGAAACTCTTTGCCTTGTAACCCAATGGCCCTGTTACAAAAAACTTGCCAGTCTTTGTAAACCCGATCATTTCAGAGTCCTCGTCTAAATTCAACTCCTCTGGTAAATCAATAGATTTCACTATTGCAGGAGGTTCCAATATGTGCATTAAATCCGAGAACTCTGATTCACAGTATATAATGCTCAAACACCCACTCATAACTCCTAACATGTCTGACTTATCAAGGTCCATATTATAAATTACGTCAAACCTCTCAACCGCTAAATCAAAGCTAAGAAGCAAATCGCCGGCTTCCTCACTATAAGCATACCAATATAACTTTTCATTAACAAGCAATGCTTGTCCAAAAACCGAGATATGATGATTACCAAAATCAATTTTTCTCCACGTATTTTCCCTCAGAGAGAAGATACAAACAATACAATcacttattttatttttttgatatGCTATCAAAATTCCGACATATTTGTAGTCATCAATAGAGGATGCATAACCAAATCCAGAAGCTACGTAAATATAATTGGCTTTATCAAAATGCTTACTATACCCATGTGGCCCATACTTTTTCAGGTTTCGAGTAGCTGGGTTCCATAAAATGAAGTATTGAGCAGAAGCAGAGGTTAAACAAACCAACCCATTGCAGGATCCAGTAAGTTCGAGAGTGTCTTTCTCGACCGAAAACCCAGGGTTGAGTTTAACCAAATTATCTTTAAAATTACCAGAAATTTGATCATCGTCGTAAGAAAAAACGTAAAAACTCGTAAAATCCATGATAAATAAGGTGTTAACAGGAGCAGAAGGGTGAGAAAATGGGGATTTGATAAGGTGGGCATTGGCGAAATCAGAAGAAGAAAGAGTAGAATACCATTGTTTTGATACCGACTTAAATCGAACGGATTTGACGGGCAGTCTTGTAAGTATTTCTTCAATTATCAGATCATCATGGAGGTAGCTT from Silene latifolia isolate original U9 population chromosome 10, ASM4854445v1, whole genome shotgun sequence encodes:
- the LOC141608618 gene encoding F-box/kelch-repeat protein At3g23880-like, producing MGDKHPHNSKKKYMIPQQSYLHDDLIIEEILTRLPVKSVRFKSVSKQWYSTLSSSDFANAHLIKSPFSHPSAPVNTLFIMDFTSFYVFSYDDDQISGNFKDNLVKLNPGFSVEKDTLELTGSCNGLVCLTSASAQYFILWNPATRNLKKYGPHGYSKHFDKANYIYVASGFGYASSIDDYKYVGILIAYQKNKISDCIVCIFSLRENTWRKIDFGNHHISVFGQALLVNEKLYWYAYSEEAGDLLLSFDLAVERFDVIYNMDLDKSDMLGVMSGCLSIIYCESEFSDLMHILEPPAIVKSIDLPEELNLDEDSEMIGFTKTGKFFVTGPLGYKAKSFNRTLGIVDTSTRPMKYTQLLRFNKLIEISRYVPSLLSPFPIEPSQ